The proteins below come from a single Drosophila suzukii chromosome X, CBGP_Dsuzu_IsoJpt1.0, whole genome shotgun sequence genomic window:
- the Tom40 gene encoding mitochondrial import receptor subunit TOM40 homolog 1 — MGNVLAASSGAPGSGVSNLGLGLPEPAALPSDSGSLSESSSSAGGSDSFAASKDAPLENPGTVEELHKKCKDIQAITFEGAKIMLNKGLSNHFQVSHTINMSNVVPSGYRFGATYVGTKQYSPTEAFPVLLGDIDPSGNLNANIIHQFSARLRCKFASQIQDSKMVASQLTTDYRGSDYTASLTVANPSIFTNSGVVVGQYLQSVTPALALGAELAYQFGPNVPGRQIAIVSAVGRYSVGNSVWSGTLGQSGLHVCYYQKASDQLQIGVEVETSLRMQESVATLAYQIDLPKADLVFRGGIDSNWHISGVLEKRLTPLPFTLALSGRMNHVKNNFRLGCGLMIG, encoded by the exons ATGGGCAACGTGCTAGCGGCTTCCTCCGGCGCCCCAGGCAGTGGCGTCTCAAATTTGGGTCTCGGCCTCCCGGAACCGGCTGCCCTGCCCTCCGACTCCGGCTCCCTATCCGAATCTTCTTCGTCTGCCGGAGGCTCGGATTCCTTTGCcgcctccaaggatgccccaCTGGAGAATCCCGGCACCGTCGAGGAGCTTCACAAAAAGTGCAAAG ATATACAGGCCATCACCTTCGAGGGCGCCAAGATCATGCTGAACAAGGGGCTGAGCAACCATTTCCAGGTTTCGCACACCATCAACATGAGCAATGTGGTACCCAGTGGATACCGATTCGGGGCCACCTACGTGGGCACCAAGCAATACAGCCCCACGGAAGCCTTCCCCGTGCTCCTGGGCGACATCGACCCGTCGGGCAACCTCAACGCCAATATTATTCACCAGTTTTCCGCCCGTCTGCGCTGCAAGTTCGCCTCCCAG ATCCAGGATTCCAAGATGGTGGCCTCGCAGCTGACGACCGACTATCGCGGCAGTGACTACACCGCCTCCTTGACGGTGGCCAATCCCAGCATATTCACCAACTCCGGCGTGGTCGTTGGCCAATATCTGCAGTCAGTCACTCCAGCCCTCGCCCTGGGCGCCGAATTGGCCTACCAGTTCGGTCCAAATGTCCCCGGCCGTCAGATAGCCATTGTGTCCGCCGTGGGCCGCTATTCGGTCGGCAACTCGGTGTGGTCGGGGACCCTGGGCCAGAGCGGCCTGCATGTGTGCTACTACCAGAAGGCCAGCGACCAGCTGCAGATCGGTGTCGAGGTGGAGACCAGCCTGCGCATGCAGGAGTCCGTGGCCACGTTGGCTTACCAGATCGATTTGCCCAAGGCGGATCTGGTTTTCAGAG GCGGAATTGATTCCAATTGGCACATCTCCGGAGTTTTGGAGAAGCGCCTGACCCCATTGCCATTCACGCTAGCCCTGAGCGGACGCATGAACCACGTCAAGAACAACTTTAGACTCGGCTGCGGGCTGATGATCGGCTAG
- the LOC108004703 gene encoding uncharacterized protein codes for MSSSTSERKRYHKDNAPTDDILTLINLVRQNPALYNYKLQPNQRRRSDVLNGWQEVAQQIGNKYTVQEVRRKWKNLRDTFHQYRLRTPKYIEGRLSKWRYAKELDFLSTVYQPKLKSHRNTQSGYETSGGGGGGGGIGGSNSTTLPIGAMLHLKQHVDDDDDEVVDDDGQSDHDTTTLSSHHGASQITLVSDEAETFILTAYEEGVSDDTVSQHHHHHGHHQQQQHHHHHQPHHHHHHQSQHDGSISSIELSQITHDEEDDVVCGVDEDDDVVDHDGQMDIVKHELDEDGATGAEVDYEEVCMYEEASGAHMDCEMGVGDAVDGGSDVTHGKEFHYIDAHEFCISDIEPQTVRSSQHQFSSSGGSGNASNSVLAGGTVVADGKLKNLTLVTTTSAAAAGGGSSNRHDTSVSTQQISLVDVTEATSTSVTISSTPAISLNAATVTTTPAAALCNTTSFTSTPTATILQLPSLSCGSGQPLAVSAAASSSNMLIKEEELHQQQQVAQALAKRDELDLFFDFLKKKMQCFSKTQITHIQMEFLNCVSRQETAEQDGKD; via the exons ATGTCCTCGTCGACGTCAGAGCGCAAGCGCTACCACAAGGACAACGCGCCCACGGATGACATCCTCACGCTGATCAACCTGGTGCGCCAGAATCCGGCCCTCTACAACTACAAGCTGCAGCCTAACCAGCGGCGCCGCTCCGACGTCCTTAACGGATGGCAGGAGGTGGCCCAGCAGATAGGAA ACAAGTATACGGTGCAGGAGGTGCGTCGCAAGTGGAAGAACCTGCGGGACACGTTCCACCAGTACCGCCTGCGCACGCCCAAGTACATCGAGGGCCGGCTTTCCAAGTGGCGCTACGCCAAGGAGCTGGACTTCCTGTCGACGGTGTACCAGCCCAAGTTGAAATCACACCGGAACACACAGAGCGGCTATGAAACGAGTGGAggaggcggcggcggaggaggcATTGGTGGCTCCAATAGCACCACTCTGCCCATTGGAGCGATGCTGCACCTGAAACAGCATGTGGACGACGACGATGACGAGGTGGTGGACGATGATGGGCAGTCGGATCACGATACAACCACCCTGTCTTCGCATCACGGCGCCTCGCAGATCACTCTCGTGAGCGATGAGGCGGAGACCTTCATCCTGACCGCCTACGAGGAGGGAGTTTCGGATGACACTGTCTCGCAACACCACCACCATCATGgccaccaccagcagcagcagcaccatcaccaccaccagccgcaccaccatcaccatcatcaGTCGCAGCACGACGGCAGCATCTCCAGCATTGAGCTCTCCCAGATCACCCACGATGAGGAGGACGATGTGGTGTGCGGCGTCGACGAAGACGACGATGTGGTGGATCACGACGGTCAGATGGATATTGTGAAGCACGAACTGGACGAGGACGGGGCCACCGGCGCCGAGGTGGACTACGAGGAGGTGTGCATGTACGAGGAGGCCAGCGGTGCCCATATGGATTGCGAAATGGGCGTGGGCGATGCCGTGGATGGCGGCAGTGATGTTACCCATGGCAAGGAATTCCACTACATCGATGCCCATGAGTTTTGCATATCGGACATCGAACCGCAAACGGTTCGCTCCAGCCAGCATCAGTTCTCGAGCAGCGGAGGATCGGGCAATGCCTCGAACAGTGTCCTTGCCGGTGGCACAGTGGTGGCTGATGGCAAGCTCAAGAATCTCACGCTGGTCACGACCACgtcggcggcggcggcgggcGGTGGTTCATCCAATCGTCATGATACCTCGGTGTCCACACAGCAGATATCCCTGGTGGATGTGACCGAGGCGACCAGTACCAGTGTGACGATTTCCAGCACGCCGGCGATTTCTCTGAATGCCGCCACCGTGACGACAACGCCGGCAGCCGCGCTGTGTAACACCACATCCTTCACATCCACGCCTACGGCCACGATCCTTCAGCTGCCCTCGTTGAGCTGCGGATCCGGCCAGCCATTGGCCGTCAGCGCGGCGGCCAGCAGCTCCAACATGCTCATCAAGGAGGAGGAGCTGCATCAACAGCAACAGGTGGCCCAGGCACTGGCCAAGCGTGATGAGCTGGATCTGTTCTTCGACTTTCTCAAGAAGAAGATGCAGTGCTTCAGCAAGACACAGATCACGCACATTCAGATGGAGTTCCTCAATTGCGTCAGTCGGCAGGAGACGGCCGAGCAGGATGGCAAGGACTAG
- the Damm gene encoding caspase-14 produces the protein MAENYGDSDKRLQPASMYFKLDSEMMADGDSGSATADNEDSKPFESASMFFPVDAQGVIQVKLLPPLVCILHHVDFKNNERRDGSSQDVEALKKTFGSLKCQIIEVPNPTLAEVKKKIAELALAEFDQLSGLVIIILSHGGRKEKIESCDGQSYDLDDDVLFPLRDNSTLKGKPKILIVQACKNETRTKKVRADSSRFEPDYSYYMKCYSTTEGMLSSRDTVEGTIFIQTLCTAMDQHALTKDFKVIMEEVNAMVEKESAQKGFRQVPAILCSPWTPYCFGDYVNNAP, from the exons ATGGCAGAAAATTACGGCGATTCCGATAAAAGATTACAGCCTGCTTCAATGTACTTTAAATTG GACAGTGAAATGATGGCGGATGGAGACAGTGGTTCTGCCACTGCCGATAACGAGGATTCCAAGCCATTTGAATCCGCTAGTATGTTTTTTCCGGTC gATGCTCAAGGAGTGATTCAGGTGAAACTGCTGCCACCATTGGTCTGCATATTACATCATGTGGATTTTAAGAACAATGAGAGACGCGATGGAAGCTCACAGGATGTCGAAGCTTTGAAGAAAACGTTTGGCAGCCTCAAGTGCCAGATTATAGAAGTTCCTAACCCAACATTAGCTGAGGTTAAGAAGAAAATTGCAGAAT TGGCTTTGGCAGAATTTGACCAACTGTCCGGCCTGGTCATCATAATCCTGAGCCATGGCGGGCGTAAGGAGAAGATCGAATCGTGCGATGGTCAGTCGTACGACTTGGATGATGATGTGCTGTTTCCACTTCGCGACAATAGCACCCTGAAGGGCAAACCCAAAATCCTTATAGTCCAGGCGTGCAAGAACGAAACAAGAACAAAAAAAGTTCGGGCGGATTCTTCGAGATTTGAACCGGATTACTCTTACTATATGAAGTGCTACAGCACCACCGAGGGTATGTTAAGCTCTCGTGACACAGTTGAGGGAACGATTTTCATACAAACCCTGTGCACTGCAATGGATCAGCATGCCCTTACGAAGGATTTCAAGGTCATTATGGAGGAAGTAAACGCTATGGTCGAGAAAGAGTCCGCACAAAAGGG ATTTAGGCAAGTACCGGCCATATTATGCTCACCATGGACACCATACTGTTTTGGAGATTATGTGAATAACGCACCCTGA
- the NELF-B gene encoding negative elongation factor B has product MIMSTPAKNNNGTGLEDVNIPGQAYLREALTSCTDPLKAIESFQLENGVLLPSLRPMLPLLDLHGVRRLDFHTSLMEELRDKLIAHINEMGQKEPRERDKKLKELLVKSFPVVRVKSLRPVVMAILRNTQHIDDKYLKILVRDRELYADTDTEVKRQIWRDNQSLFGDEVSPLLSQYIREKEHILFDHTNLNNLFFQPTPKVRRQGEVVQKLANMIGTSVKLYDMVLQFLRTLFLRTRNVHYCTLRAELLMALHDLEVQEIISIDPCHKFTWCLDACIREKNVDIKRSRELQGFLDNIKRGQEQVLGDLSMTLCDPYAINFLATSAIKILHHLINNEGMPRDNQILILLLRMLALGLSAWVMIDSQDFKEPKLDCQVVTKFLPALMSLMVDDQCRSLHAKLPPDERESALTTIEHSGPAPDAVEAYIQESSVASILAMYYTLHTARLKDRVGVLRVLAILSACKDDRAYEDPFLHSLIALLIPMSEEFATEDFCTTLFDEFIFAGLTRENVTSRHMLKLLWYVHNKLPSGRLATLMKAMQPTTAHNEHIHKLYETLQERIGTGAAETPVIEAPPIEFDSPLKSVPTPGPHYNVQ; this is encoded by the exons ATGATAATGAGCACACCGGCGAAGAATAACAATGGGACTGGACTGGAGGACGTGAATATTCCGGGTCAGGCGTACCTGCGCGAGGCCCTGACCTCCTGCACGGATCCCCTGAAGGCCATCGAGAGTTTCCAG CTGGAAAATGGTGTTTTGCTGCCTTCACTGCGCCCAATGTTGCCTTTACTCGATTTGCACGGCGTGCGCCGGCTGGACTTCCACACTTCGCTGATGGAGGAGCTGCGCGACAAGCTGATAGCCCACATCAACGAGATGGGTCAGAAGGAGCCGCGCGAGCGGGACAAGAAGCTCAAGGAGCTGCTGGTCAAAAGCTTCCCCGTTGTACGGGTGAAATCGCTGCGTCCGGTGGTCATGGCCATTCTGCGCAACACCCAGCACATCGACGACAAATACCTCAAGATACTCGTCCGGGATCGTGAACTGTACGCGGATACGGATACGGAGGTCAAGCGGCAGATATGGCGTGATAATCAATCGCTTTTTGGCGACGAGGTGTCACCCCTGCTGTCGCAATATATCCGCGAGAAGGAACACATCCTGTTCGATCACACCAACCTCAATAATCTGTTCTTCCAGCCAACGCCCAAGGTGCGAAGGCAGGGCGAAGTGGTCCAAAAGCTGGCCAATATGATAGGAACTAGTGTCAAATTGTACGACATGGTGCTGCAATTTCTGCGCACTCTGTTCCTGCGCACCCGCAATGTCCACTATTGCACACTGCGTGCGGAACTACTGATGGCCTTACACGATCTCGAGGTGCAGGAGATCATCTCGATTGATCCCTGCCACAAGTTCACCTGGTGCCTGGATGCCTGCATAAGGGAGAAAAATGTGGACATTAAGCGTTCGCGAGAGCTGCAGGGATTCCTCGATAACATTAAGCGCGGCCAGGAGCAGGTTCTCGGCGATCTATCCATGACCCTGTGCGATCCGTATGCTATCAACTTCCTGGCCACGTCGGCCATTAAGATATTGCATCACTTGATCAACAATGAGGGCATGCCGCGTGACAATCAGATACTCATCCTGCTGTTGAGAATGCTGGCCTTGGGTTTAAGTGCCTGGGTGATGATCGATTCGCAGGACTTCAAGGAGCCGAAACTGGACTGCCAGGTCGTCACCAAGTTTCTGCCCGCCCTCATGTCGCTGATGGTGGATGATCAGTGCCGCAGTTTACATGCTAAGCTGCCGCCGGATGAGCGTGAGTCGGCGCTGACCACCATTGAGCATTCGGGACCGGCGCCGGATGCCGTGGAGGCGTACATCCAAGAGAGTTCAGTGGCCAGCATACTGGCCATGTACTATACGCTGCACACGGCGCGCCTGAAGGATCGTGTGGGCGTGCTGCGCGTCCTGGCCATTTTGTCCGCCTGCAAGGACGATCGGGCGTACGAGGATCCCTTCCTGCACTCGCTG ATTGCTTTGCTGATCCCCATGAGCGAGGAGTTCGCCACCGAGGACTTCTGCACCACGCTCTTCGACGAGTTCATCTTCGCCGGACTGACGCGTGAGAATGTGACCTCTCGGCACATGCTGAAACTGCTGTGGTATGTTCACAATAAGCTGCCCTCCGGTCGCTTGGCCACCTTGATGAAGGCCATGCAGCCGACGACGGCCCACAATGAGCACATCCACAAGCTGTACGAAACGCTGCAGGAGAGGATTGGAACTGGGGCGGCGGAGACACCGGTTATCGAGGCACCGCCCATTGAGTTCGATTCGCCGCTGAAGAGCGTGCCCACGCCGGGACCACACTATAATGTCCAATAG
- the Rab39 gene encoding ras-related protein rab-39, with product MVEPIFEYQFRLILIGDSTVGKSSLLKFFTDGKFAELSDPTVGVDFFARLIEMKDGTQIKLQLWDTAGQERFRSITKSYYRNSVGVLLVYDISNHASFEHIPLWMMEAQRHIEPHRPVFALVGCKLDLINAGGHREVSTEEAQKFAKQHGLHFVETSARSGANVEEAFRMVTQEVYARIRSGEYKAEDGWDGIKSGFSRPNSLDFNLFVAEPEKSSCC from the exons ATGGTGGAACCTATTTTCGAGTATCAATTCCGACTGATTTTAATCGGCGACAGCACCGTGGGCAAGAGTTCGCTGCTCAAATTCTTCACAGACGGCAAATTCGCCGAG TTATCTGATCCCACAGTTGGCGTCGACTTCTTCGCCCGCCTTATCGAGATGAAGGACGGCACACAGATCAAGCTCCAGCTGTGGGACACCGCTGGCCAGGAGCGCTTCCGCTCGATCACCAAATCCTACTACCGCAACTCGGTGGGCGTGCTGCTGGTCTACGACATATCGAATCATGCTAGCTTCGAGCACATACCGCTGTGGATGATGGAGGCACAGCGTCACATCGAGCCCCACCGCCCTGTTTTTGCGTTGGTCGGCTGCAAACTGGACCTCATCAATGCGGGCGGGCATCGTGAGGTGTCCACGGAGGAGGCGCAAAAGTTTGCCAAACAACACGGTCTGCATTTCGTCGAGACATCGGCCCGCTCCGGGGCCAATGTGGAGGAGGCCTTTCGCATGGTCACCCAGGAAGTGTACGCCCGCATTCGATCCGGTGAATACAAGGCCGAGGACGGCTGGGATGGCATCAAGTCCGGCTTCTCGCGGCCCAATAGTCTGGACTTCAATCTCTTCGTGGCCGAGCCGGAAAAGTCATCCTGTTGTTGA
- the Pdp gene encoding pyruvate dehydrogenase [acetyl-transferring]-phosphatase 1, mitochondrial — protein sequence MFKFVLNDAANYVRSNVREFSLNAVRLLPQLPQLSPYDVNLVLRENEFVYNFPVDGVIRSYETNQLGSNSPCEDSRTEASLLHRNGFICGIFDGHGGASCGQVVSKRLLRYVSAATLPRQVLREQMKQNCSSQSFLKCHNDNVDFVSEIKPIYEASFLKYIKQLTETPQRDVASELVNAFLQLDANIAQEALASSDVRTMTVALSGAVACLVHIEGLQLHVASTGDCGAVLGVLDPQTQQWQPKKLNVEHNTDNMSEVRRILAEHPKEEQETVIRNGRLLSQLAPLRAFGDYRYKWSLDIMQQKVLPMFGEQTLAPNYYTPPYLTARPDVQQHELGPNDKFLVIASDGLWDFLSPSEVVSLVGEHINSKKILEPMRLPEGEITLQQISEQLAERKAGLTRKPVDQNAATHLIRHALGATDYGIEHSKISYYLTLPKDVVRLYRDDITITVIYFNSEHIAQLHGEAADQSGVTAPVA from the exons ATGTTCAAGTTCGTGCTGAACGACGCCGCCAACTACGTGCGATCCAATGTGCGGGAGTTCAGTCTGAATGCAGTGCGCCTGCTGCCGCAACTGCCCCAGTTGAGTCCATACGAT GTTAACCTAGTTCTAAGGGAGAACGAGTTCGTCTACAACTTCCCCGTGGACGGAGTCATCCGCAGCTATGAGACGAACCAGCTGGGATCGAATTCGCCCTGCGAGGATTCACGCACGGAGGCCAGTCTGCTGCACCGCAACGGCTTTATCTGTGGCATCTTCGATGGGCATGGTGGAGCATCCTGCGGCCAGGTGGTGTCCAAGCGACTGCTGCGCTATGTCTCGGCGGCCACCCTGCCGCGCCAGGTGCTCCGGGAGCAGATGAAGCAGAACTGCAGCAGCCAGTCGTTCCTCAAGTGCCACAACGACAACGTGGACTTCGTCAGCGAGATCAAGCCCATCTACGAAGCCAGTTTCCTCAAGTACATCAAGCAATTGACGGAGACGCCGCAGCGGGATGTGGCTAGCGAGCTGGTGAACGCTTTCCTGCAGCTGGATGCGAATATTGCCCAGGAGGCCTTGGCCAGCAGCGATGTGCGCACCATGACCGTGGCTCTCTCCG GAGCCGTTGCCTGTTTGGTGCACATTGAGGGCCTGCAGCTGCATGTGGCCAGCACGGGCGACTGCGGCGCCGTGTTGGGCGTCCTCGATCCGCAGACGCAGCAGTGGCAGCCAAAGAAGCTCAACGTCGAGCACAATACGGACAACATGTCCGAGGTGCGCCGCATCCTGGCCGAGCATCCcaaggaggagcaggagacGGTGATCCGGAATGGCAGGCTGCTTAGCCAGCTGGCGCCGTTGCGTGCCTTTGGGGACTACCGCTACAAGTGGTCCCTGGACATAATGCAGCAGAAGGTGCTGCCAATGTTCGGCGAACAGACACTGGCGCCGAACTACTATACGCCACCGTACCTAACCGCCCGCCCCGATGTGCAGCAGCACGAACTGGGGCCCAACGACAAGTTTCTAGTCATCGCCAGCGATGGCCTGTGGGATTTCCTCTCGCCCAGCGAGGTGGTCAGCCTGGTGGGGGAGCACATCAACTCCAAGAAGATCCTCGAACCGATGCGCCTGCCGGAAGGCGAGATAACGCTGCAGCAAATCTCCGAGCAGCTGGCCGAGCGGAA GGCTGGTCTCACCCGCAAACCGGTGGACCAGAATGCCGCCACTCATCTCATCCGGCATGCTTTGGGCGCCACCGACTATGGGATTGAGCACTCCAAGATCTCGTACTATTTGACGCTGCCCAAGGATGTGGTGCGTCTGTATCGCGACGACATCACCATCACCGTCATCTACTTCAACTCGGAGCACATTGCCCAGCTGCACGGCGAGGCGGCGGATCAATCGGGGGTCACTGCGCCGGTAGCGTGA